The following proteins are encoded in a genomic region of Ptychodera flava strain L36383 chromosome 23 unlocalized genomic scaffold, AS_Pfla_20210202 Scaffold_24__1_contigs__length_23054250_pilon, whole genome shotgun sequence:
- the LOC139124498 gene encoding death-associated protein kinase 1-like has protein sequence MEGTSPFTEGIKPRVILVASRADMIHEAYMTEADRVLSSIVQSMQKMFGKYLNIHDRVFLLDCRAPGHANIERLRQCLHQPKKKVPKLCAEMLKHVEAWTNDTSFPVLSWNDYRHKMSKLHPVVGEEMIRMATSYLQDMGEILYMKYSDCDDDIVMQPQWLCSDVFGPLLATHSFAKFAKTLERKKFYLYGEIKQIFEEDWDVDRVFRLLEKFEILYEEYSDSSHRSKSTEKRYVITGMLDDCMPPSKWQKEPSKEIYYGRRIECHDDTDSFSPGLFPRLQTRLYHTFEKIGRTPSDIWKNGIKVCDEVEGLVYMPKGWKAIHICVRAERREDIKACHNLLDKLMNTIEDVLDISCPGTNVDRYILSSRSLRNHVDPECVRYYTIETIVAAEKHTRRVYDEQFGDEEKLEDLLCVGFDTTLLRKFGYKADIKWMTQDAKQKFAAIMDHKQELRNDYRYLADIVDMKYDETKCLEDKECSGTQHVLSTWSQKWAEEQHSAEASGDGKEPKKEVLASNFSNLMKVLNHDEMQRDDAVDVIVEMFASLGIRQEREDDS, from the exons ATGGAAGGCACGTCCCCATTCACGGAGGGTATTAAACCAAGAGTCATTCTCGTAGCAAGCAGGGCAGATATGATACATGAAGCGTACATGACCGAAG CCGATAGAGTACTCAGCTCTATTGTTCAATCAATGCAGAAGATGTTTGGAAAGTATCTGAACATCCACGACAGAGTATTCCTTCTGGACTGCCGAGCCCCAGGCCATGCAAACATAGAAAGACTGAGACAATGCCTACACCAG CCAAAAAAGAAGGTACCAAAGCTTTGTGCAGAGATGTTAAAGCATGTGGAAGCTTGGACAAATGATACATCATTTCCTGTGCTATCCTGGAATGACTACAGGCATAAGATGTCCAAGCTGCATCCAGTTGTAGGAGAAGAAATGATTAGGATGGCGACGAGCTACTTACAAGATATGGGGGAG atactgtacatgaaatactccGATTGTGATGACGATATTGTTATGCAGCCACAGTGGCTCTGCAGCGATGTATTTGGACCCTTGCTTGCAACACATTCGTTTGCAAAGTTCGCAAAGACACTGGAGAGGAAGAAGTTCTATCTATATGGTGAAATCAAGCAGATATTTGAAGAAGATTGGGATGTCGATAGAGTTTTCAGACTCCTAGAAAAATTTGAGATTCTTTACGAAGAATATTCCGATAGTTCACACCGGTCTAAGAGCACGGAGAAGAGGTATGTCATTACAGGTATGCTTGATGACTGCATGCCTCCAAGCAAATGGCAAAAGGAGCCGTCCAAAGAAATTTACTAtggaagaagaattgaatgtcatGATGACACAGACAGCTTCTCGCCTGGACTATTTCCGAGACTACAGACGAGGTTGTATCACACATTTGAAAAGATAGGACGCACTCCAAGCGACATTTGGAAGAACGGCATCAAAGTTTGCGACGAGGTAGAAGGACTGGTGTACATGCCGAAAGGATGGAAAGCAATTCACATCTGTGTGCGAGCAGAGAGAAGAGAAGACATAAAAGCCTGCCATAACCTGCTTGATAAACTCATGAATACCATTGAGGATGTGTTGGACATCTCATGTCCTGGTACCAATGTCGATCGCTACATTCTTAGCTCACGATCACTGAGGAATCATGTCGACCCTGAATGTGTCAGATACTATACGATTGAAACCATCGTTGCAGCTGAGAAACACACAAGAAGGGTGTATGATGAACAATTCGGTGATGAAGAGAAGTTAGAAGACCTCTTATGTGTCGGATTTGATACGACACTCCTGAGAAAATTTGGCTACAAAGCCGACATTAAGTGGATGACACAAGATGCAAAACAGAAATTTGCCGCCATCATGGATCATAAGCAGGAGCTACGGAATGACTACAGGTATTTAGCAGACATAGTGGATATGAAGTACGATGAAACTAAGTGTCTGGAAGATAAGGAATGCTCTGGTACTCAACATGTCTTGTCCACATGGTCTCAAAAATGGGCAGAGGAACAGCATTCCGCAGAAGCGTCTGGAGATGGAAAAGAACCAAAGAAGGAAGTACTGGCGAGTAACTTCAGTAATCTGATGAAGGTTCTGAACCATGATGAAATGCAGAGAGATGATGCTGTGGATGTCATTGTTGAGATGTTTGCAAGTCTTGGAATCCGTCAAGAACGTGAAGATGACTCATAG